Part of the Brachyhypopomus gauderio isolate BG-103 chromosome 17, BGAUD_0.2, whole genome shotgun sequence genome, TTTTCTCTCTTGGATGTGTGTATTTAGACGCATTACACTGGGCAACAAAATATGAACAATGTTTGGTTCCCAAATTAAAATAGATGGaccttatatattttttcactgAATTTGAATCTATTTTTATAAACTTTTTTTGGTCATGCATGGTTTATAAGAGCAACtaatttttttgttattaaTAGATTATGCTGTTAATAAGGCAGTTATTACACTTAACATTTTTACAAGCTTCTAAAACATATAATGTATGATTGTTTTACAAGAATACAAAGTAACCTGTTATGCAGGAAGCACAACTACTGTTGACCAGTGCGATCTGCATGTGATCGTATACTGGACTCATTGCACCACTGTGTTGATGTGGGCCAAATCAATATCATCTGGTCTAATTGTTTTTGCTTAcccttaaaaaaaaagaaaatatttgcttttttattttttacacattacACAGGTATGAaaaggactggttaaaatgtaaGCTTAAAGTTTTGCTAAAGAAATAGTGTCCTTCTACCTGCTTACCAGTCAGAGGCGCTTTTGTTTCTCAGTATACCAGTCAATGCCTAcatatctatatatatgtatatactatAATTTATAAACACATCTCCATATTCTCTATGAGGAGTGAAATAGGTGACAGGGATGTAATGAAGGTGGCCACCTTGGGCAGGTCAGTGGCTCCACGAATCCTCTTCCCCACTGCCTCTCCATCTGGGTGAATCTGGGCCACATGCCGCCACATCTTCTCCCATGTCTCCTCATTCACTGGCAGCCCACCCCGATTTATAATGAACGGAATCCCGCCGTCTCGCAAATCTTCTTCATCCTCCTGCTCCTCATCTCTGTCTTCAACTCCCTCCAGACTCAGACTAGTCCGAAGCATTTGGACCTTGGCCACCCTTGTCCTGGAGCAAGGCTGGCTCAAACAGATGCCAATTCCTGACTTGTCAATCAGCCTCCGTGGAGACGTGCATTGATGGATACTCCCACAGCAGATGACTGACATTGGTAGTTCATATCACACCGAGAGAGATTAACTGGAACATTACTTAAACCACAGCCAAGCCAGGGACTAAACACTATCACTAAATATGGTCCCACATGATAGGAACAAAATATTGATATATTTTATAACACATTTAATTTGAACACTTAAATCTCTTATAAGTTGCTCTGGCATTTCTTAAGCATAATCATTGCTGGTTAGCTGGATAAGTCATGGATAAGTCAACGCAGGCAGTTTAAGAAATTATGACCCCACAGTTAATGATATCGATGCGGAAACCACGGTTGTCGCTGAGCACAAATACCCCACGCACAACTGTTATTCTTAGTCTTGAAATATACGACAATTAGGCTTCGATAAGCGCCACAGATAAAATAATTTGCTACATTCAGGAAACGTTAGTACGAAGGCAACAGTGTGATTTTGATGGCAAGCAGAAACTGACACTGAAGACAAAAGAACTACCCCAGGGATGACCAGTACCGGTGCTTTAATCCAGAGGTCGTTCCGATGAGGTCCAAGACGGAAAAATAAATCAGTGTCATATTTCTCACACCAATTCCGTTATtgagtaaaaaaattaataacttATTTTCCCCAGCTGATTGTTATGCTGCACGCCAATCCGAGACTTCGTCCATCTGTAATGCCGTTAACGGTCTCGGCACAACAGCTGATCTAACGCCAGCTATATTGAAGACACGCCCATATTCCGCTTCCGCCATGTGCGCATGCGCAACGGAAACGATGTACAGTCCGCCATAGGAGAGCGCGCCCgacgttatttttgtttgtttatttttactgcGCTAATCATTGTCGCCAAGGCGTACAAAATTGTATTTAGTAAGAATTCTTACCTGTCTGTCGTAGAACAAAATCAAAACTTATTTTCACATGTTAAGTTCGAATACAAGtatttattttacagaattatATAATGTTAGGCTTGATTACTTATACCCAGAATATACATCAGAAGAACAATATTTACTGACGTTTTATTGTACAAATCCTATGCATCCTTAGGTCTACCTTAACTAAAACTATGATTTTCTCAGTAGCACCCACAATGCAAATATATTTAGTTTTATATAAATCATTTGCACATAGTATAAAATGTGTGGAAAATCAGAGCAACAGGCAAATGTGCAAACACTTTAATGTACATGTGGTAAATACAAAGTAAGAAAAGACTAAACAAAATAAATTACTATAACCTGGGTGCACCGTAATCATCAGGCATTCGTTCGATGTTATACCTGTTGAAGAAAAAAAGTTATGAATAGCTTCTTTGTTGTGTACTCAATCTTTTTAAGAATTTGCAGTTTAGTAAATGTTTGCGATCTAGCATATCACGAGGAATTCATTTTAAACCTTCAGTTTAGGAGTAAATGAGCGCTTGAGTGGCTTAGTGTTTGCTATGGCACATAAAAAATATGCCTACTGCGCACATTCACACGTTGTTATTCAAAGGGTACTGTAGTTCTTGTCTCTTGGTTACTGGGACATCTCAAAGGGCTTGTACAATGTTACCAAAATAATGTTTTAGAGGGCCGCATTATGAATTATGTACAACGGGTATTACAAAGAGCATAATTCAGTAATGAATTAGGCGCCCTCTACTGGACAATAATGACAATGACATCACTACGCCAAGAGACAAACCGAGGAACGAGTCCTAACCCTTTTTTGATTGACAACTGAGCTCATAATTTTTGTGGATTTATACTGAATTTTTTACCTGTGATTAGAGATATACATGATTGGGACTCCTGGGATTTTTCGAATTCTTCTCTTTAGGTCTCTATCCACTGTAGCCACAATGTAACACTTGTGCTAAGAGAAATAAACCAGCATATTAGATGGGATTGTTCAGTTTACACGGTTGATCAGGGAACAGATGGCAGTGCTGTGTTACCTGAGTCACCCTTTGCACTAAGCAGTCATCAGCATATGTTCCTTTATGTGAACACGGCAGACGGTCAAAGCGAGGATCCTTGGCTATTCTACAAAGGCATTTGAAGAGACCATGAAAATCACAACAGAAAACCAGTAATTGTTTCAAATACAACAGGATTTCCTAGGGATCTGCCACCCATCACCCTTcagttttatatatttagaggaTCAAATCAATGGTGTACGGTTATGTGTTTAACTGAATTGCTTATTTCTTTTGTCTTATATGGTTTATTTTACCGTAAAACACTTTGGCAGACACGTGTAGCCTTTCCAGGTGCTCTCTAAATATAAAAGACTTGTCTTTAACAAGGTTTTGAAATGTAAAATTCTACATTTTAGAAATCCCCTAGCATCTCCGGgcaaaggcagggtacaccatgggcaggtcgcctgggattggctccagcccccctggGACCCCGACTAGCAGGATTAAGCGgtacagataatggatggatggatggacgtcTTAGAAAAGATAACTGTGGCAACTGTAGCCACAAATTTAGTTTAACCATTTTCCACTGTCTcttttacagtttaaaacatATCAAATTAAGTTAACTGCATATATCAACATGTATTAAATATATTGAAAACTGATCAATATTTACAGTGATAAATCTTTTACCTCAAAGCAACTCTGTACTTCATTCCTAGTTTCTCGAGCTCAGCCATGACACAGTCTGTGATGCAAGGGATGCCTGAATAACACAAACGATAACATGATGTAGTTCTGCGTTTAAAAACCATGAACATTTCTGTTCATTTCTAAACAATGTGTAATTGCTCACATTTGGCATAGAGGCAGTCCATCATTGATTGTACAACATCAAGTTTTGCCTTTATGGAAAAGTTGATGAAGTTTGTATCCACAAGGATGTGATACGGAGGGCCAAGCTGAGTGTTGTACTGGAAGAACAGACACGATGGATACTTTGGCCTAAGGATGATAAAGATATTGagttactttattacattaagTGTGAAGTCACTTATCAAACTACACCCAGAGCATTAGAGGGCATTTTAAATAAGTTGGGTATTCTTACACGTCTTGCTCCTTGATAGCTGAtggatcttctttcttctttttctgtgtttttgctcgatctttctcttttcttaatgaaaaacacaaaatgccATTCAGTATAGTGTTAGCTGGATTAAGTTAGAGGGAACTCCCATGTTAGGACGACGTACGTTGTGTCGTACGGTGGTGAATGCACTCTTAACCAAGATGATACGTACATTCTTTGATCCTTTAAGCTGATCATCCTTTTAACAGCCGCATATTTCTGCTTCTTCTGCTTCCCctatttcattaaaaatatgaaatatgagCAAAAGCATTTTTCAGCCATCAATGATGAGGGAGCTAGCTAGTAGTCTCTACCGTAGCTGTTAGCTAGTTAGTTATCTCTACCGTAGATAAATTACTAGTTTATCTGACTGCAATTCTTAGAGAAGCAGTTACCtaaaaaaacataattaatAAATACGTTGGTATCTATCGGGTTAATGTGTGTAACCAGTTAAAACATTACCATCTCCAGTTTGAGTGTTTGGATCAGTCGCTGTTCAGCAGAGCCTCGTGCGGCGACGGAATCGCGCGAGCTGTGTACGTCATCATCCTGCGACGACGACGGCGCCGCGCTTCTTCCGGTTGGCAACAGTGCGAGAGCCCACAGCTACACAAGGTAGGCGCGTTTGCGTTGGACATAAATGTGAAATATCATTATTATGCAATTAGATAATTTCCTATAATAAATTCCCTTATAGGAAACATTTCTTATGATGGTTAAGGTTCCGTCGTCGTTTCGGTTAACGTGCAGGCTGGCGAACTCCCTCGGTTAGCTAGCGGTACGTAGCTAGGCGGCTAGCTGGTTCATCTGTTCatcttgtttgtgtttgttgtggtGAGTGTTGTTTTTAATCCCGAGTTAGTAGTTAACCGCATCAGATAAGATAAACCATCTGCACCAGGATGGGTTTGCTGAacaactagctagttagcatgCGCAAACAGTTACACGTTTATTTTCTTGTAGCTAACATCGCTGACATTGAAACATGTTGTTTTGTGCCATAAAGCAGTTATGATATTAACATGTGGATATTAGACTGGCAGCTGTAACGACCCTTCATAATAGTGCATCACGTAGGATTCAGTGGTTTCTACATATATGTCATAGATTATTTCAGAAAAGAAATGCAATGATTAAGTTGGTTCAATTAAAATCTTATGTTAGATGATTGCATTTAGGAACGAATTCCACACTTGAAACCAATAGCTCAGTTTTATATGAGACTAATAGATTTCCTCATGAATGCTATGGCAGTCACTTGACTAAATATGCAGGAGGACTGCGTTGGCTGACTTTTACACTGTAAAGGTTAATGGGTTTAGAGAACATTAGTCAGCCCTCTTCTAGCTGACCTCTTCTACATGTTTTTAAGGCCTACATCTGCAGTGTCAAGGACACAGGAACACGTGGATATGTCTAGTTTCCCCAAACCAACCTCACACGCTGCATAACGGACAAAAGAACATGCACGGTGCAGTTGTATCAAATATTAGTATAGTTCAGTATTAATTATGAACTAAGGTGATTCCAGGTCATTGTAAttaatgatttttttatttagttgaTTGGTGCAGTTTGAGCGTATATTTAATACACTTTTCAACGACTTCTGTGTATTGAAATAATTACATTTGCTTTGGCAGGGACATATGTTTTGTTTGCATCTCTGCCAACTACAGAATTGTACATTTGCAGGCATTGTACAAACAAACTTGGAAGAACATTTTGCATTTTGGGGATTGCATTTTTCCTACAGAGGTGTTGAATTACTTCGGACGACATGGGAAAAAATACTCATGGGAAGATAGGACTGTGTCTTCCATAAACTGCAGAACTGAAGATATCGGGGGAGGAAgtgagactgagggagagagagaggccggcTTCAGCCACGTGCGGTCCCGTGTTCCACTCTGAGCACGCAGAGGTGTGAGTCGAGGCTGAAGATGGTCTGATGGACCGCCGCTTCTTCCTGACCTTCATCTTTTGTTCAGTGTCGTGGGTTTTCTTCTGGGAAGCACGCTGGAAGAAAAGCAAAGAGAGTCAGATCGGAGAATGGCTGCAGGGACATGGTCTCTCCGACTACAGACACTTATTTGAAGGTCGGTGGAAGAACTATCGGAAGCACAAGGGCTGTTTTAGTTCATTTTTGGTTTGGGGTTTCTTCAGTGAAATAGGAAGgccttcaaaaaaaaaaaaagaatgtggAGCAGCTGACCATTTTGTTCTGTTTCGATTACTACTGTCGTTGAAATtttgaaccttaatggtgaGCAAGAATAGTCAAAAGCATTTGGGTATCAAAGTAAAATACAAGGTTTATTAAAGACAGAAGGATCGATCGATCCAGAGATCTCCATTACAAACTAGTGTTTGAATATTTCTAGAAATTCACTTATTACAGTCTCATTATATATTTGGCTGCCAGTGGGCCAAAGATGTATTTGTAATTTTTCAGTTTTGAGAATTTGGCAGAGCACTTATTTCATATAATAAACAAATGTGCAAAAGTTAGTAGTCAGATCATTTAGTACCATAATTCTGTGGCTAGATGCAGGCCTGTTCAGTAGGCTGAATATATCAGTGTTCAAACAGACATGTAGCTCTTCCTTAAACTTATTTTACTTCTGTGCACAACTTTCTTCTTgtcaatatgtgtgtgtgtgtgtgtgtgtgtatagatgttcaGTCTCTTGAAGAGCTGAGTCTAAGCGTGTTGACCCGCTTGGAGGAGGTGGTGCAGGAGCAGCGGCGGTGGAGGGAGCTCGCGGAGGCTCACGTCCGGCTGCTCCGAGACTTCGCCTTTCAGGAGTGGCTGTGTTCACAGAGCCTAGAGCACTACTACCACACGTAAATCcttaacaccacacaccacacgtaAATCcttaacaccacacaccacgcGTAAATCcttaacaccacacaccacgcGTAAATCCTTCACACCACGCGTAAATCCTTCACACCACGCGTAAATCCTTCACACCACGCGTAAATCCTTCACACCACGCGTAAATCCTTAACGCCACACACCACGCGTAAATCCTTAACGCCACACACCACGCGTAAATCcttaacaccacacaccacgcGTAAATCCTTAACACCACATACCACGCGTAAATCCTTCACACCACGCGTAAATCcttaacaccacacaccacgcGTAAATCCTTAACACCACATGTAAATCCTTAACACCACGCGTAAATCCTTAACACCACATGTAAATCcttaacaccacacaccacgcGTAAATCcttaacaccacacaccacgtGTTCTATCGAGTGGCGAGTCGCTTAGAACGTTCTGACAGTTTGATGGTTGGCAGACGTTTTACTCTAGTGCTGTGACTAAACAGGATGCCGGTTGTTTGGTTCTTTTTtaatccactagagggcagtggtGAATACACATGCAGAATAATGAAACAGGTGAATGACATTGAGATATGGCAACTGCAGAGAAGAGGGGGTCACTGCTGCAGTGCTTGGTCCTTGTTACACTCGGAAGCGAAACACATGACACCCCTGCAATGCTGCAGTGTGTACTACAGCACTCTTACTACCACGCTCCTTCAGGGTACATTTATCTTGGACAGGTTCACATTCTTAATACTGTAACAATAGATCACACATTATTGGAACAGTTTAGACATTTGAGAGTTGCTGTTTTATTTAGTGTTTTGTTTGATAGCAtatgttgttttgtttatttgaacACATGTGAAATATGTCATGacgttttgtttaatttgtttTTATAAGTCAACACTAGTTAAGTGTTCACATCCATATCCTCCCAATTTACTTGAACCCTTCAGACAAATATTGATCATTCTGTTATAACGGCTCATGTACACTGCAGTGTTTTCTTAAAGTGTCTCTTACAAGGAGCTCACAAACTCACCCAATGGGTTAAGTGCAACTCTGCTTTTGTC contains:
- the fcf1 gene encoding rRNA-processing protein FCF1 homolog, which encodes MGKQKKQKYAAVKRMISLKDQRIKEKDRAKTQKKKKEDPSAIKEQDVPKYPSCLFFQYNTQLGPPYHILVDTNFINFSIKAKLDVVQSMMDCLYAKCIPCITDCVMAELEKLGMKYRVALRIAKDPRFDRLPCSHKGTYADDCLVQRVTQHKCYIVATVDRDLKRRIRKIPGVPIMYISNHRYNIERMPDDYGAPRL